The following proteins come from a genomic window of Leguminivora glycinivorella isolate SPB_JAAS2020 chromosome 6, LegGlyc_1.1, whole genome shotgun sequence:
- the LOC125227081 gene encoding larval cuticle protein A2B-like, whose protein sequence is MLHYVTIVCLLGVAHSAPSGGIISQAIGVEVGSVSNPAYGFNYAVSDPLTGDNKAQSEHREGGIVKGSYSLSEPDGTIRVVDYTADPVSGFNAVVKRIGPAAHPAQLAVAPVVAAPVVSKVIEPIAPIAPIGLGLNGLGLGLGGLGLKGGLGLELAGLGLGD, encoded by the exons ATGCTTCACTACGTCACG ATTGTTTGCTTGCTGGGAGTCGCCCACAGCGCCCCGTCTGGCGGCATCATCAGTCAAGCCATCGGCGTTGAAGTCGGCAGTGTG TCGAACCCCGCGTACGGTTTCAACTACGCCGTAAGCGACCCGCTGACCGGCGACAACAAGGCGCAGTCCGAGCATCGCGAGGGCGGCATCGTCAAGGGCTCCTACTCGCTGTCGGAGCCCGACGGCACCATCCGCGTCGTCGACTACACAGCCGACCCCGTCTCGGGCTTCAACGCCGTCGTCAAGCGCATCGGCCCCGCTGCCCACCCCGCGCAACTTGCCGTAGCCCCTGTTGTCGCCGCTCCCGTTGTCAGCAAGGTCATTGAACCCATCGCCCCTATCGCCCCCATCGGACTAGGTCTAAACGGATTAGGTCTCGGACTTGGCGGACTTGGACTTAAAGGAGGTTTAGGCCTAGAACTTGCCGGACTCGGCTTAGGGGACTAG